One window of the Pyxicephalus adspersus chromosome 5, UCB_Pads_2.0, whole genome shotgun sequence genome contains the following:
- the WNT3A gene encoding protein Wnt-3a, which produces MCCFGYLLFFCGLSQVMSTYPIWWSLAIGQQYSSLGTQPIPCGTIPGLVAKQMRFCRNYMEIMPSVAEGVKIGIQECQHQFRGRRWNCTTVNDNLAIFGPVLDKATRESAFVQAIASAGVAFAVTRACAEGSATICGCDNHHKGPPGEGWKWGGCSEDMDFGSMVSREFADARENRPDARSAMNRHNNEAGRTSIMDHRHLKCKCHGLSGSCEVKTCWWSQPDFRMIGDYLKDKYDSASEMVVEKHRESRGWVETLRPKYTFFKPPTERDLIYYETSPNFCEPNPETGSFGTRDRICNVTSHGIDGCDLLCCGRGHNTRTEKRKEKCHCIFHWCCYVSCQECVRVYDVHTCK; this is translated from the exons GTCATTAGCCATTGGCCAGCAATATTCTTCTCTGGGCACACAGCCAATCCCATGCGGCACTATCCCGGGGCTGGTGGCAAAGCAAATGCGATTTTGTCGGAATTACATGGAGATAATGCCCAGCGTGGCGGAGGGGGTGAAAATCGGCATACAGGAATGCCAGCACCAGTTCCGGGGCAGAAGATGGAACTGTACGACGGTGAACGACAACTTGGCCATCTTTGGGCCCGTCTTAGATAAAG CCACCAGGGAGTCGGCCTTCGTTCAAGCCATTGCATCGGCCGGGGTCGCCTTTGCCGTAACCAGAGCCTGCGCGGAGGGCTCAGCCACCATCTGCGGCTGCGACAACCATCACAAGGGCCCCCCAGGGGAAGGCTGGAAATGGGGGGGCTGCAGTGAAGACATGGATTTCGGTAGCATGGTGTCCCGAGAATTTGCTGATGCCCGTGAGAACAGACCAGACGCCCGATCCGCCATGAACAGACACAACAATGAGGCTGGGAGGACA TCAATCATGGACCACAGACACCTGAAATGTAAATGTCACGGGCTGTCCGGAAGTTGTGAGGTGAAGACATGCTGGTGGTCACAGCCAGACTTTAGAATGATCGGTGACTATCTCAAGGACAAGTACGACAGTGCTTCCGAAATGGTGGTGGAGAAGCACCGAGAGTCTCGCGGTTGGGTCGAAACTCTAAGACCGAAATATACTTTTTTCAAGCCGCCGACAGAGAGAGATCTCATCTACTATGAGACTTCACCCAACTTTTGTGAACCCAACCCAGAGACTGGATCGTTTGGAACCCGAGATCGGATATGCAACGTGACCTCTCATGGAATCGACGGGTGCGACCTGTTGTGCTGTGGACGAGGGCACAACACAAGgactgaaaaaaggaaagaaaaatgccACTGCATCTTCCACTGGTGCTGCTACGTCAGCTGCCAGGAGTGCGTAAGGGTATACGATGTCCATACATGCAAATAA